AAGAGGTGTTGTAACCGCGACAGCATTTGCGATTGCCGCCACGCCACGCTTTTGCTAGCGGCCCGCCCCGTGACCTCAGGTTCCCCGGCAACGGGGATGAAAAGGGAAGTCCGGTGAAATCCGGCGCTGCCCCGAGGCGAAAACCGCGTAAATAGCCGCCATTGGCTCATTGTCATTTAACCGGATTATCCTATCTTGTCCGGGTAAGGCCGCGCGCTCGCGCGGCGATTGGGAAAGATTCCGCATGCAGGACGACAAGGAACCGCAGGGCAACCCCTGGATGAAGAGCGTGATGATCTGGAGCGGCATCCTGCTTGCCATGCTCCTCGTCGCCTCGATGTTCGGCGGCGCTTCGCAGCCCGCGGGCAATCCGCTTGCCTATTCCGAGTTCCGCCAGAAGGTCGAGGAAGGCAGCGTCAAGGACGTCGTGCTGTCGGAGGACAAGGTCACCGGCACGTTGTCGAACGGCGACCGCTTCACCGCCAATGTCGTGCGCGATCCCGATCTCCTCAAGATGCTCAACGACAATGGCGTCAAATATGACGGCAAGCCGACCGAGGTTCCCAATTTCTGGATGTATCTGATCGTCCAGTCGCTGCCCTTCCTGCTGATCCTCGGCATCGCCTTCTTCGTCTTCCGCCAGGTCCAGAAGAACAACGGCTCGGGCGCGATGGGTTTCGGCAAGTCGCGCGCCAAGATGCTCACCGAAAAGCAGGGCCGCGTCACCTTCGACGATGTCGCGGGCATCGACGAGGCGCGCGAGGAGCTGGAGGAAATCGTCGAATTCCTGAAGGACCCGACCAAATTCTCGAAGCTGGGCGGCCAGATTCCGAAGGGCGCGCTGCTCGTCGGCTCGCCGGGTACCGGCAAGACGCTGCTCGCCCGCGCGATCGCGGGTGAAGCAGGCGTCCCCTTCTTCACTATTTCGGGCTCGGACTTCGTCGAAATGTTCGTCGGCGTCGGCGCATCGCGCGTCCGCGACATGTTCGAACAGGCAAAGCGCAACGCGCCGTGCATCGTCTTCATCGACGAAATCGATGCGGTCGGCCGCCATCGCGGCGCGGGCCTCGGCAACGGCAACGACGAGCGCGAGCAGACGCTGAACCAGCTGCTCGTCGAAATGGACGGCTTCGAGGCGAACGAGGGCATCATCATCGTCGCGGCGACGAACCGCCCCGACGTGCTCGACCCCGCGCTGCTCCGTCCGGGCCGTTTCGACCGCCAGGTCGTCGTGCCGCGCCCCGACATCGAGGGCCGCCAGAAGATTCTCGAGGTGCACACGCGCAAAAAGCCGCTCGCACCCGACGTCGATCTCCGCCGCATCGCGCGCGGCACCCCCGGCTTCTCGGGCGCCGATCTGGCTAATCTTTGCAACGAAGCGGCACTGCTCGCGGCGCGCAAGGGCAAGCGCCTCATTGCCTCAAACGAATTCGAGGAAGCCAAGGACAAGGTCATGATGGGCGCCGAGCGCCGGTCGATGGTGATGACCGAGGACGAGAAGAAGGCGACCGCCTATCACGAGGCCGGCCACGCGCTCGTCTCGCTCCACGTCGAGCATAATGATCCGCTGCACAAGGTGACGATCATCCCGCGCGGCCGCGCGCTGGGCGTCACTTGGAACCTGCCCGAGCGCGACCGCTATTCGCAGAATATGAAGCAGATGAAGGCGCGCCTCGCGCTCTGCTTCGGCGGCCGCATCGCCGAGCAGCTTATCTACGGCAAGGACGAGCTTAACACCGGCGCGTCGAACGACATCCAGCAGGCGACCGACATGGCCCGCGCTATGGTCATGGAATATGGCATGTCGGAAAAGCTCGGCTGGCTGCGCTATCGCGACAATCAGGACGAGGTATTCCTCGGCCACAGCGTATCGCGCGCCCAGAATATGTCTGAGGAAACCGCCAAGCTGATCGACGCCGAAGTCCGCCGCCTCGTCGAGGAAGGCGAAAAGGTCGCGCGCAAGGTGCTCACCGACAATATCGACGAACTCCACCTGCTCGCCGGCGCGCTGCTCGAATATGAGACGCTGTCGGGCGAGGAAGCGAAGCGCGCGATCAAGGGCGAGGATATCGGCCGCGAAAACGATCACGACAAGTCGGGGGGTCCCGTATCGGGTCATGCCGGCGGCATGCCGCAGATCAAGCGCAAGCCGCGCCCGTTCGGCGACGCCAATCCGCAGGGTGCGTAGGCTCTGATCCGCACCGGCGATTCAGCACAGGTTCAGCGGCCGGACGCGATTTCCCTCGCATGATCAGGGGGATATCCAGACGCGCCGCAACCGCCGCGCTCGCGGCCGGCGCCGGCGCCCTGCTTTGCGGCATGGCGCCGGGCGACATGAACATCGCCGCTTTCCTCGCCCGCGCCGATGCGGTTTCGCGGCTCGGCCCGCTCGCGCTGGCGACGCCCGAAGGCAACCGGCTGAAGGGCGAAGTCATCGCGGCCGGCAAGCGCTACAAGGCGCGCATCGACGCGCAGCGCAAGGCGGGGCTCAGAACGACAAGCTGCCCGCCCGAATCGGGCGACCTCTCGCCCGACGAATGGCTTGCGCACCTGCGCAACTATCCGGCCAGCCAGCGCCGGTCGGTCTCGGTCTATTCGGCCTTCGACGCGCTGATGAAGAAACGCTATCCGTGCCGCAATTGATGCGCCAGACAAGGGACGGACCGAAGGAGATGGGGCGATGAGGATTGGCCTTTCTGGCGCGATGACATTGGCGGCGGCGTTGTTGGCGACCGTCCAGCCGGCCGCAGCACAGGGCGGCGGCGCGCTGACCTCGAAAATCGAACTTCAAAAGGTGGTGCCGGGAACAGGCACCGATAGACATGCGGAACTTTACACTTTTGTCGCACCAGATGTCGTCGTCCCCGGCGACCGCATCCGCGTCACGCTGACCTTTACCAACAACGGCACGGCGCCCGCGTCCGGCGTCAATATCGTCAACCCGATCCCCGAGGGGCTCGTTTTCGACGGGGCCAACGATCCTGCCGCGTTCAGCGTTTCGGTCGACGGCGCCAAGGCATTCGGCTCGCTGGATGCCCTGAGCGTCCCGGTCGAGGGCGCCGCGCCGCGCGCCGCTGCCAATGCTGATGTGACCCATGTCCGTTGGCTATGGCCCGATGCCATTCCCGTCGGCGGCAGCCGTTCGGTCGCTTTCTTCGGGCGGGTCAAATAGCGCCCATGACGATCTATTGCGACGAATCGGGGGGACTCAACACCGGCGTCATGACCTTTTCGGCGGTGATGCTGACCCCGCAGGCGGCCGCCGACATCCATAGTCGTTTCCGCAGCGTGACCGGGCTGCGCGGCGAACTCAAGGGCAGCCGGATCAGCATCGTCGAGCGCGCGTACCTGCTCGAACTGTTCGACCGCGCCGGCGGCCGCGCATGGGTCGCGGTGGCACGGCGCGAAACGCTGGCGCAGAATCCGGGCGGCACATTGCCCAGCGACCTTGCGCTCTACGCAGCCCTGCTCAACAGCGCGATCGGGCACTGGCTTCCCGAAACCGGCGGCGTGTGCACCGATGTCGTGATCGACGACGGCCGCTACGACCCCAATATCCTTTCGCACGTCCGCGAAGAAATCCAGGCAGGGCTCGGCCAGTGGGGCCGCGCGTCGCTCGCCGACAGCCGCCGCAGCGACGGCGTCCAGATCGCCGACGTCATCGCGAACAGCCTGTTCAACACCGTGATCGGGTCCCCCCGCGCGCCGCGCATCCAGCGCATCATCGACCCGCTGCTCGCATCGAAAGCCATCCGCATCGCGGAGTTGACGCACATTCCCTGACGCGGACGCGTCAGAGCGAAACTGTGATCTTGCCCATGTGCGCACCCGAGAGCTGGTGACGGAAGGCGGCGCCGAGTTCGGCCAGGGGAAAGTCGCGGTCGATCACCGGACGAATCGCGTGCGCTTCGACGAAACGGACCAGATCGGCGAGATGCGCGACGCTGCCGACCGCCATACCCCCGATCCGGATATGCCGCATCACCACATCACGCAGCGGCAGTTCGGGCGCGCCGTTCGAGGTCGACCCGACGACGAGCAGATGCCCGCCCATGCGGCACGCGGCGACCGAGTGCGCAAAGGTCGACTGGCCGCCGATGTCGAGCGCCAGGTCGACGCCCCTTCCCCCGGTCAGCTCGCGCACCGCGGGCGCCCAGTCGGGTAGGCTGCGGTAATTGATGCCATGATCGGCGCCGAGTTCTTTCAGGCGCGCCAGCTTGTCGTCGGACGAAGAGATCATGACGGTGCGGATGCCGATCGCTTTTGCGATCTGGAGCATGAACACCGACAGCCCGCCCGATCCCGGCAGCAGCACCGTCGCCCCCGCCTCAAGGCGTCCCTCGACACGGAGCGCGCGCCAGGCCGTCAGCCCGGCGCACGGCAGCGTCGCCGCCTCGGCGAACGACCATCCCGCAGGCATCGCCGACAGCGAATGCGCGGGCACGACGACATGATCGGCGGCAAAACCATCGACGGTCTCACCCGAAATCGCCGCATTGTTCGCGTCGGTCGGCGGGCCGTCGACCCAGTCGGGGAAGAAGGCGCCCATGACGCGGTCGCCGACCCGCCAGCCCTTGACCCCGGGGTCGAGCGCGGCGATTTCGCCGGCGCCGTCGGACATCGGAATGCGCCCCGCGGGCTGCGGGATAAAACCGGCGACCACCAGATAGTCATGATAGTTGAGCGACGTCGCACGAACGCGGACCAGCACCTCGCCCGGCCCCGGAACCGGAACCGGTCCCTGTGTGACCGCGATATTGTCGAGGCTCGGCCGTTCGGTCAGCCCGATGAAGTTTCTCATATCCGTCATCAGCGTTTCACCAGTGTCTCGGCCCCGTCGAGATGGCTGGCGCCATCGAGGATGCGGGTAAAATTGGGCATGCCGGTGTGCGCAACCCCGCCCCCGTCGACGACCAGATTGTGGCCGTTGACATAGCTGGCGTCGCCCGAGGCAAGGAAAGCGATCGCCGCCGCAACCTCGGCGGGTTCCGCCGGCCGCCCGAGCGGCAGGCCGTCGGTCCACGCCGCCATGATCGCGGGATTCTCGGTGAGGCCGGTCGCGAGCGGGGTGCGCGTCAGTCCCGGGCTGACGACATTCACCCGCACCCGCGGTGCATGGTCGAGCGCCATCGCCCGCGTCAGGTTGATCGCCGCTGCCTTCGCCGCATTATAGGCAGCAAAGCCGTAATCGCCGCCAATCCCGGCGATCGACGCGACGTTGACAATATTGCCCCCGGTGCGTTCGAGGTGCGGCATCGCCGTCCGGCTCGCCCACATCACGCCTTCGACGTCGACCCCCATCACCTCGCGCCAGTGGGCCAGATCGATGTCGGTGATCTTGCCGAACGAACCGATCCCGGCATTGTTGACGAGAATGTCGAGCCGGCCGCAGCGGGCGACGGCCGCGGCGATCATCGCCTCGATATCGGCGGCGTCGATCATGTCGACGCGGTGGCCGATGATCCGGCCGCTGTTCAGCGATGCGGCCAGAGTATCGATCGCCTCCTGACGAATGTCGGCGACGACCACCGTCGCCCCTTCCCCGTGCAGGCGCCGTACCGTCGCTTCGCCGATCCCGGACGCACCGCCGGTGACGATCGCGACCTTGCCGTCGAACCGTCCACTCATCGCGCAGTATATCCGCCGTCGACAGTCAGCAGCGCGCCGTTGACGAAGGAGGCACGGTCGCTGAGCAGCCAGCATGCCGCCTGTCCGACCTCCTCGGGCTGGCCGAAGCGGCCGATCGAATGGCGCTCGACCATCGGCGCGACCTGCGCCTCGAACGCCGGATTGCCGAGCAACCGTTCCTCGACCATCGGGGTCAGGATCAGCCCGGGGAGCACCGCATTGACCCGCACCCCCGTATAACGCGTCTCGCACGCCGCGGCGCGGGTCAGGCCGACCACGCCATGTTTCGTCGCGACATAATCGCTGGCGTAGGGCGCGCCGATGATGCCGTCGCCCGACGAATTGTTTACGATCGCGCCGCCGGCCCCCTGCATCGCCCGCGTCTGATATTTCATGCACAGGAAAACGCCGGTCAGGTTGATGTCCATGATCCGCGCCCATTCGGCGGCGTCGAGATCGGGCACCAGCTTGTTCGCCATCTCGATCCCGGCATTGTTGAACGCACCGTCGAGCCGGCCGAACGTCGCGACCACCCCGGCAACCGCCTCCGCAACCGAGGCTTCGTCCGCCACGTTGCAGGTCCACGCCCGCGCGCTGCCGCCGATCAGGTCGCGCGTCTCTTCGTTTCCACGCGGATCGCGGTCGAACAACGCCAGCTGCGCACCGTCCTCGGCAAAAACGCGTGCGGCGGCGCGGCCGATGCCCGACCCGGCGCCGGTGACGATGACGACCTTGCCGTCGAGAAGGGGGGACGTGCCGCTCATGCCGGGTGATGGATCGTCTGGGGAACGGTGAATTCGAGCAGGCCGTCCATGCCGTTTTCGGCGCCGATGCCCGATTGCTTGTGTCCGGCAAAGGCCGCGAACGGGGTCAGCCCTTGCGCCGAATTGATCCAGACCGTGCCGGTTTCCAGCCGCGCAGCAACCGCGGCGGCGGCGGCGGGATCCGACGACCACACCGACCCGCCGAGCCCATATTCGGACGCATTGGCGCGCGCGACGGCTTCGTCGATATCGTGATAGCGCAGCAGCGGCAACACCGGCCCGAACGCCTCTTCGGCGACGACCCGCGCCTCGTCGGGTGGATTGTCGACCAGCGTCACCGGCACGAAATAACCCGGCCCCTCGCCCGGCTCGCCGCCGGTCATGAAGCGGTGCCCCGCATTGCGGCTGTCGGCGATCATCGCCTTGACACGCTCATATTGTGCGCGGTTCTGGACCGGGCCCAACGCGCTGTCGGGGTCCGCGCCGTCGCCGATGCGGACGCGACCCGCGATCTCGACCAACGCCGCCGACAGTTCGTCATAAATGCTGTCGTGGACGAACATCCGCTTCGCCGCGACGCACACCTGCCCGCTGTTGGTGAAGGCGGCCCAGAACAGCGGTTCGGCAATATCGGCGACCTTCGCATCCGGCAGGACGATCGCGGCGTCGTTGCCGCCGAGTTCGAGCGTCAGCCGCTTGAGGTTCGCCGCCGCGCTGGCCATCACCCGCCGCCCCGTCGCGGTCGATCCGGTAAAGCTGATCTTGTCGATGTCGCCATGCTCCGACATCATCGGGCCCAGCGCATCGCCGCCCGATACGATATTGAGCACCCCCGGCGGCAACACGCTCTGCAGCAGTTCGCCGAGCCGCAGCGTCGCAAGCGGCGTGAAGGGCGAGGGTTTGAGCACCATCGTATTGCCGGTGAGCAATGCCGGGCCGATCTTCCAGATCGCAAGCAGGACGGGGAAATTCCACGGCACGATCGCACCGACGACGCCGAGCGGAACGTGCCGCGTCACGCTGCGCTGCCCGGGCATGGCGTCGCTGATCGTTTCGGGGAGCTGCTGGTCGGCGACCACGCCGATCCACCACGCCGCCGCCTGGATCTCCGCCAACGCCGCGGCGTGCGGCTTGCCCTGTTCGGCGGTGAGCAACTGTTTCAGTTCCTCGGCATGTTCCGCCACCAGCGCCCCGATCGCCCGCAGCGCCGCCTGCCGGTCGGCGTAGGACGTCGCGCGCCAGCCGGGAAATGCGGCACGCGCCGCGGCGACCGCCCGGTCGAGTTGCGCCTGCGAACAGTCGGGGATCGTCGCGACCACCGCTTCGGTCGCGGGGTTGACTACCGCAATCTGGTCGGACGCATTTTCGGGGCGACCGTCGATGGTCATGTTAAAGGCGGTGTTGATCATCATTCACTCCCGGAGCAGGGACAGGGCGTCGTGGTCGAGCACGTGGCTGACGTGGCGATCGAGCATGGTCAGGAACATCTGGTCGCCGCGCTCGGTGCGCTGGACCAGCATCGCGGCGCCGACCGCGACATTGATGCCGGCGAAGGTGAAGTGGCGGTAATCGGCTTCGAATTCCGCGCGCGAATAGCCGGTCACCCCCTGCCCGCCCAATTCGTCGAGATAGGCGTCGATCAGCACCGGTTCGACGGCGCGCCGCGCTTCGGGCGCATAACCGCCACCGATCAGATAGGCGACGTCGACCGCGCCGGCGCCCAGCGCCACCGACTGCCAGTCGACGACCACCAGCCGGTCGTCGTCGAACAGCATGTTATCGGGCCGGAAATCATTGTGCGTGATGCAGCGGGGGCGCGGGCGCGGACGATCATAAACATCGTACCCCTCGGCCAGAGCGTCGCAGACCTCTCTTTGCCGGTCGCTGAGCAGCGCGTCATAGCGATCGCGAAAACCGGGCCAGGTCGACCGGAATATCCCCGGCGTATAAAAGGGCTGCGCGCCCGCCTCGGTGTCAAGCCAGCTATATTCGGCGCTCTCGCCCTGCTCCCAGAAGGCAGCGTGGAGCCGGGCCGCTTCGCGCACCGCACGCTCGGCATGGCGGTCCGACAACCCCTTGAACTGATCGCCCGGCGCAGCGGGGGCGAGGTCTTCGAGCAGGAGGGCAAAACCGCCCGCCGCGTCGATTTGTGCACCATAGCAAACAGGCACCACGATCCGCGCCTTCGCGGCAAGTTCGCGATAGAAACGCACCTCGCGCGTGTAGAGCGACCATGTGGCGGCGACGTCGAGGCTGGTCGGGTCGGTCGACGAAAACTTGCCGATCAGCGTCGCAGGCGCGGCATCGCTGCCGGGTGCATAGGTCAGGCGGAAGCGCGCCGTATCGCCAAGCTGTCCGGTGCCGATCCGTTCGACCGAGAGCGCGGCAACCGCAACGCTATATCCCGCCCCCGCCAGCATGGTTTCGATCCAGGCGGCGTCGACATTCTCCGGTCGCGGAACCGGGCGGTCCGCGACAAGACCCGCGGGCGCGTTGGCAAGGTTCACTCATTCTCTCCCGACGCCGGTTTCTGGACCTGTTCCGGCATGTCCGGCGGCAAGGATGCGGAGCCACCGGATCAAAGTCCAATCGGCCTTTGCCGCCGACCTATTGGCGGCTCCGATGGATGGCGCCGCCGAAACAATTGGTATCGCCGCCCCGCCGGCGGGAAGATGACGTCCTCGCCGGGAGAGGAAAGCCATGACCAACGACCGCACGCAGCACGCGCTCGCCATATTGGCCGCGATCGGCACGGGAACAGTCCCGCTCGATCCGTTCACGTCCGACGCACGCTGGTGGTGGAACGGCGGGCTCGATCTGCCGGTGGCGGAGTTTGCCGCACTCCTCGCCACACTGCACACGCAAACCGAAAGCGGCATCGCCATCACGACCGGCCTGATCATGGCGCAGGACGACAGCGTCATGATCGAAGCGACATCGGCGGCACGGCTGATCAACGGCCGCATCTATGACAATCGCTATATCTTCCTGTTCCACTTTCGCGGCGACGCCATATGCGAGGTGCGCGAATATAGCGACAGCGCGCACGTCAACGCGACGTTCGATCTTGCAGCTTGATCAGCCGAACGACGCGATCGGCAGCCGCTCGACGCTTTCGCCCGCGGCCTCGCGCCCGGCCTGCCAGCGCTCCGCAAATTCGAAGAAGCGCCGCGCCGCCTTGTTCGGCGCCGTGCCCAGCACGACCGAGAAATCCATGAAGAAATTCATGCCCTCGACGGGCCGCAGCACCAGCCCGGCCGGGGTCGGAAACCAGCCGATGCCGATACAGCAATTGCCGCTGCGCAGCGCATAGCGTTCGATCGCCAGCGCATTGCCTTCGGACGGTGCGAGCGGAATCGCGCCGTGCGACAGCATGAAACTGACCATCGGGTTGATAAAGGCATCGCCATGCTCGCCGCTCAGCATCGCGACCCGACGTCCGGCGAGCGCGGCGCCGGGGATCATGTCCATCACCGCGAGTTCGCTCTCTTCCGGAACCAGCAGCCCGATCTTGCGGCGGCACAGCACGACACGTTCGAGCGCGTCGGGATATTGCACCTCGTTGACGATATGGCCGAAGGGCACGTCGCGAGTGAATTCACTCGCCGGTGTGTCCGTCGCGATGCCGAGCAACAGCGCGGCGTCGAGCCGGTCGGTCAGCAGGTCGCGGATCTGGTCCGACTGCAAACGGTTGTCGATCGTATGCCGGATTTCGGGGCGCGCCGCGGCAAAGGCGTCGAGCAGGTCGATACGATCGGTGAAGTCCATCGTGTACATCGCCGCGCCCAGCCGGAATTGCGTTGTCGTCGCATGCTGCATTTCCTCGGCGTCGCGGCGCACCGCTTCGGCGCCCTCCAGCAACGCTTCGACCTTGGGCAACAGCCGCGCCCCCTGTTCGCTGAGCGTCACGCTACGCGAGGTGCGGTGGAACAGCACGAACCCCAATATCTGTTCGAGTTCCTTGATCTGCCCCGACACCGTCGGCTGGGTCAGGTGCAGCCGTTCGGCCGCCCGGGTGACCGAGCTTTCGCGGGCAACCGCGGCAAAGCTGCGCAGCAGCTTGAAATCGAGATGCTGCATATCCTCTAACCCAATCGCTCTGTCGGCAATTGCCGCCAAGCATAACAGATCGATTGGCGGGGTCTATCGATTCACCGCGAAACCCGATTGGACGCAGCCCGCCCCGGCTCCCTACCAAGGCGCCGAGAGGAGAACCGACGTGCCCCATATGCTCGCGGACAATATCGACGAGATCATCACCGATCCGGCGACTTACGCGGACGAAGCGCTGTATCACCAGATCTTCGCCGAACTGCGCAGCGCCGATCCGGTGCATTGGTGCGCGCCGGCCCAATATCACCCCTTCTGGGCGGTGACCCGGCACGCCGACATCATGCGGGTGGAACTGGATGCCGCCAATTTCCGCAACGAGCCGCGCCAGTTCCTCGTCACCATCGACGACCAGCAGATGATGGAGGAACAGACCGGCGAAAGCAATTTCGCGCGCAACCTCGTCGCGATGGATAACCCCGATCACAAGGCCTATCGCGCGCTGACCGCCGACTGGTTCGGCGCCAAGAGCGTCCGCGCGCTCGAGGAGAAGATCACCGAACTGGCCCGCGAAACCGTCGACCGCATGGTCGCGATGGGCGGCACCTGCGACTTTGCGAAGGAGATCGCCGCCTGGTATCCGCTGCGCACGATCATGATCGTCCTCGGCGTGCCGCGCGAAGACGAGCCCTTGATGCTCGAACTGTCCCAGAAAGTGTTCGGCGGCAGCGATGCCGACACCGGCGGCGGCGAAGGCATGGCATCGATGCTCGAGGCCTTTGCCGCGTTCAACGACTATTTCGGCCGCGTCGTCGCCGACCGGCTGGTGAATCCGCAGGACGATGTCGCGACGCTGTTGTCGACCGCGACGATCGACGGCGCGCCGATCGGCGAGGCCGAGCGCAACGCCTATTTCCTGATCATCGCGGCGGCGGGACACGACACCACCAGTTCGGCGATCTCGGGCGGCCTGCTGGCGCTGATCCGCAATCCCGACCAGATGGCGAAGCTGCGCGCCAACCCCGATCTGATGCCCCAAGCGGTTGACGAGTTCATCCGCTGGACGACACCGGTAAAACATTTCTTCCGCACTGCGGTGGCGGATTGCGAGGTCGGCGGACAATCGGTGAAGGCCGGCGACAGCCTGATGATGTGCTATCCCTCGGCGAACCGCGACGAGGCGGCATTCGACGATCCGATGGAATTTCGCATAGACCGCAAACCGAACCGTCAACTCGCGTTTGGCTACGGCCCGCACGTCTGCCTCGGCCAGTTTCTCGCCAAGATGGAAATCCGGATTCTCTTCACCGAACTGCTCGCGCGCATCGATGACATCGAGCTCGCCGGCGAGCCGGCATGGGTGAAGGCCAATTTCGTGTCGGGGCTCAAACGCTTGCCGATCCGCTATCGCTGCGAGGGAGCAGCGTCCGTCACCGGTGGATGACGGAAATCAGTCACGCTATCCGCTGCGCGATCTTGGCTAGAGAGAGGCAGATAATAGCAGGCTTTCCATGCCTTTTTCCAATGGATCGGCGAACAGTCTCGATTGGACAGGACATGGGTGTGGGTGGGACACAGTCAACAAGACCCGCGGCCACGAAGCCGCGGTGACAAAATAGATGGGATGGAGGACCTTATGACAGCATTTCGCGTATTTTCGGCTGCTCTGCTCGGCGCGACCGCGCTGGCTTCGACGCCGGCATGGGCGCAGGACAGCGGCGGTGAAACGCCCGCCGAAGCCGAAGCTTCGGGCGGCATCGTCGATATCGTCGTCACCGCGCAGCGCCGCTCGGAATCGCTGATGAAGGTCCCGGTCGCCGTCTCGGCGCTCAACACCGAAGACCTGACGCGCCAGGGGATCACGTCCAGCTTCGACCTCAGCGGCTCGGTTCCCTCGCTCCAGGTGACGAGCGCGTTCGGCGAGGCGCAGCCCAATTTCACGATGCGCGGCATCGGCGTGGGCAATGAATATGGCGCCAACCAGGTGTCGCCGGTCGGCGTCTATACCGACGACAATTACCTCAGCGCCCGCACGATGCACGGGTTGCAGCTTTACGACCTCGAACGCGTCGAGGCGCTGCGCGGGCCGCAGGGCACGCTCTACGGCCGCAACACCACCGGTGGCGCGATCAACTTCATCTCGAACAAGCCGAACCTCGAACCGGGTGCGCGCGGTTATGTCGAGGCAGGCTATGGCCGCTTCAATGAAGTCCGCGGCCAGGGCGCGATCGAAGGCACGCTGATCGACGACGTTCTCGGCTTTCGCGCTGCGGTCAATTATGTCGAGGCCGACGGTTATGTGAAGAATATCTTCCCCGGCCAGCCCGACGCCAATTCCAAGGATTCGATCGCCGGCCGCCTGATCATCCGCGCCAAGCCCAGCGAAAAGCTGGACATGATGCTGAAGTTCACGGGCAGCAAGGGCAAGCCGACGCAGGCCGCCGCCTTCCACCGCAACGACGGCACCGGCACCTCGACCTATTTCCGCTCGAACGACAATCTCAGCTTCTTCGAGACCAACCAGCCCGACCTCGGCTTCAACGACGTCAAGAATGCGGGCGTCCAGTTCAACATCAATTACGAACTGACCGACAGCCTCTCGCTCCAGACGCTGACCGCCTATGATTGGTCGAAGCAGGCGCTGTCACAAGAAGGATCGGGCACGCCCGTCGTCGGCTTCCTGCAGACCAACTACGGCGACGTCTACAAGCAGTTCAACCAGGAAGTGAAGCTGGCGTACAGCGGCGACAGCACCAATGTGCAGGCCGGCGTCTATTACGGTTGGGACAGCATCAACAACGTCGACAAATATCGTCTCGTCAGCACGCTCTATTTCTACCAGCACTACCGGCAGGAGCGGAACAGCTACGCCGCCTTCGCACAGCTTGACCAGGACATCGGCGACCATTTCGGCTTCACCCTCGGCGTGCGCTATACGAAGGACAGCAACCATCATTACGATGCCTATTCCTTCCTGACCGCCTTTGCCGACCCAACCACGTCGCCGGCGTTCGGCACCTATGATTTCGATCCGACCGATCCCGACGCCGCGGCGATCACCTTCACCCACGGCAGCATCTCGCCGACCGGGGTGATCACCCCCGAAGCGTCGAAGCGCCGCAAGAGCAGCCGCGTCACGGGCAAGGTCGGCATCGACTACACTTTCGACAGCGGATCGATGCTCTACGCCAACTATAGCCGCGGCTA
The Sphingopyxis macrogoltabida genome window above contains:
- a CDS encoding LysR family transcriptional regulator, with amino-acid sequence MQHLDFKLLRSFAAVARESSVTRAAERLHLTQPTVSGQIKELEQILGFVLFHRTSRSVTLSEQGARLLPKVEALLEGAEAVRRDAEEMQHATTTQFRLGAAMYTMDFTDRIDLLDAFAAARPEIRHTIDNRLQSDQIRDLLTDRLDAALLLGIATDTPASEFTRDVPFGHIVNEVQYPDALERVVLCRRKIGLLVPEESELAVMDMIPGAALAGRRVAMLSGEHGDAFINPMVSFMLSHGAIPLAPSEGNALAIERYALRSGNCCIGIGWFPTPAGLVLRPVEGMNFFMDFSVVLGTAPNKAARRFFEFAERWQAGREAAGESVERLPIASFG
- a CDS encoding cytochrome P450; translated protein: MLADNIDEIITDPATYADEALYHQIFAELRSADPVHWCAPAQYHPFWAVTRHADIMRVELDAANFRNEPRQFLVTIDDQQMMEEQTGESNFARNLVAMDNPDHKAYRALTADWFGAKSVRALEEKITELARETVDRMVAMGGTCDFAKEIAAWYPLRTIMIVLGVPREDEPLMLELSQKVFGGSDADTGGGEGMASMLEAFAAFNDYFGRVVADRLVNPQDDVATLLSTATIDGAPIGEAERNAYFLIIAAAGHDTTSSAISGGLLALIRNPDQMAKLRANPDLMPQAVDEFIRWTTPVKHFFRTAVADCEVGGQSVKAGDSLMMCYPSANRDEAAFDDPMEFRIDRKPNRQLAFGYGPHVCLGQFLAKMEIRILFTELLARIDDIELAGEPAWVKANFVSGLKRLPIRYRCEGAASVTGG
- a CDS encoding nuclear transport factor 2 family protein produces the protein MTNDRTQHALAILAAIGTGTVPLDPFTSDARWWWNGGLDLPVAEFAALLATLHTQTESGIAITTGLIMAQDDSVMIEATSAARLINGRIYDNRYIFLFHFRGDAICEVREYSDSAHVNATFDLAA
- a CDS encoding aldehyde dehydrogenase family protein, which gives rise to MMINTAFNMTIDGRPENASDQIAVVNPATEAVVATIPDCSQAQLDRAVAAARAAFPGWRATSYADRQAALRAIGALVAEHAEELKQLLTAEQGKPHAAALAEIQAAAWWIGVVADQQLPETISDAMPGQRSVTRHVPLGVVGAIVPWNFPVLLAIWKIGPALLTGNTMVLKPSPFTPLATLRLGELLQSVLPPGVLNIVSGGDALGPMMSEHGDIDKISFTGSTATGRRVMASAAANLKRLTLELGGNDAAIVLPDAKVADIAEPLFWAAFTNSGQVCVAAKRMFVHDSIYDELSAALVEIAGRVRIGDGADPDSALGPVQNRAQYERVKAMIADSRNAGHRFMTGGEPGEGPGYFVPVTLVDNPPDEARVVAEEAFGPVLPLLRYHDIDEAVARANASEYGLGGSVWSSDPAAAAAVAARLETGTVWINSAQGLTPFAAFAGHKQSGIGAENGMDGLLEFTVPQTIHHPA
- a CDS encoding phosphotransferase family protein, coding for MNLANAPAGLVADRPVPRPENVDAAWIETMLAGAGYSVAVAALSVERIGTGQLGDTARFRLTYAPGSDAAPATLIGKFSSTDPTSLDVAATWSLYTREVRFYRELAAKARIVVPVCYGAQIDAAGGFALLLEDLAPAAPGDQFKGLSDRHAERAVREAARLHAAFWEQGESAEYSWLDTEAGAQPFYTPGIFRSTWPGFRDRYDALLSDRQREVCDALAEGYDVYDRPRPRPRCITHNDFRPDNMLFDDDRLVVVDWQSVALGAGAVDVAYLIGGGYAPEARRAVEPVLIDAYLDELGGQGVTGYSRAEFEADYRHFTFAGINVAVGAAMLVQRTERGDQMFLTMLDRHVSHVLDHDALSLLRE